CGGTGGTGTTCGGTGGTTTCAGCGCCGAAGCGCTCAAAGATCGCGTGAACGATTGCCAGGCCTCGCTGATCATCACCGCCGACGGCGGCTACCGTCGCGGCAATGTCGTGGAGCTCAAAAAGTCGGTGGACGAGGCGGCCAAGCATACACCGTCGATACAAAATATCGTCGTCGTTCAGCGTAGCGGCCAAAAAGTTCCAATGGAACCCGGGCGTGATCATTGGTATCACGAGCTGATGATGATGGCGTCGCCGGTTTGCGAAGCCGAGCAACTTGATGCCGAACACCCGTTGTATATCCTTTACACCTCCGGCACAACGGGCAAGCCGAAGGGAATTTTACACACCACCGGCGGTTACCTGGTCGGCGTGAATCTCACCTCGCGGCTCGTTTTCGATCTAAAGGATGAGGACACCTATTGGTGCACTGCCGACATCGGTTGGGTGACCGGCCACTCGTATATTGTTTATGGGCCGCTCTCGAATGGCGCGACCTCGGTGATGTACGAGGGTGCGCCGAATTTTCCGGAGCCGGATCGTTTGTGGGCGATCGTCGAAAAATATCGCGTGAATATTTTTTATACGGCGCCGACGGCGATTCGTGCCTTTGTGAAATGGGGCGAGCAATGGCCGCGCAAGCATGACCTTTCCTCGCTGCGGCTGCTCGGCACGGTCGGCGAACCGATCAACCCGGAAGCGTGGATGTGGTATTTCAAAATTATCGGCCGCGGCCGCTGCCCCATTGTCGATACGTGGTGGCAAACCGAAACCGGCGCCATCATGATCACACCGCTGCCGGGGGCGATCCCGACAAAGCCGGGTTCCGGCACGCGCCCATTTTTTGGCGTGCTGCCGGAAATTGTTTCGAAGGACGGCAAGCCGCTTCCCGACAACACCGGCGGTTTTCTCATTATCAAAAAGCCCTGGCCTTCGATGCTGCGCACGATTTACGGCGATCCGGAACGATACAAGAAGCAATATTGGAGCGAAGTCCCGGGGGCGTATTTCACCGGCGATGGCGCCCGCCGCGACGAAGACGGCTATTTTTGGATCATGGGCCGTATTGATGATGTCGTCAATGTTGCCGGCCATCGTCTTGGAACCATGGAGGTGGAGTCGGCGTTGGTGAGCCATCCGGCAGTTGCGGAAGCGGCCGTGGTGGCGCGCCCGGATGAATTGAAGGGGCAGGCACTGGCTGCTTTTGTCACGCTGCAGAGCGGCAAACAACCGTCGGAAGAATTGCGCAAGGAGCTGCGTGAGCACGTCGCCAAGGAAATTGGCGCGATAGCGAAACCGGATGACATTCGCTTCACTGAGGCGCTGCCGAAAACGCGCAGCGGCAAGATCATGCGGCGGCTGCTTCGAGATATCGCCGCCGGCAAAGAGTCGGTTGGCGACACCACCACGCTGGAGGATTATTCGGTGTTGGCGCGACTGCGTGAGGAGAATGAATAAAACGCATGGAGTAAAACGTAAAATAAAACGCGAAGGGAGAGTTGATCATGAACACAGTCGGCAATATCGTAAAAAACCGGGAAGTTTTCACCGTGCAACGTGATCAAAGCGTTTTGGAGGCGGTCAGGTTCATGGTTGAGAAAGGCGTCGGCGCCTTGGCTGTGCTGAATGAGGAACGTCTGGTCGGGATTTTTTCCGAACGGGATTTGATGAAACGCGTCGTCGCCAAGGGGCTTGATCCGCGAACGGTCAAAGTCGAACAGGTGATGACGAGCAATTTGGTCACCGCTCACCCGAATGAGAGTTATGAAGCGTGTCTGGCAAAAATGCAATCGCACGGCATCCGCCATCTCGTCATTGCCTCCGGCGACCGGCTTGCCGGCGTCATCTCTTTGCGCGACTTGATGATGATCGACATCGAAGAAAAGTCCGCCGCGATTGAAATGATGAATGCCTATCTCCATTACGTGCCGCCGTCGGCGGAGTAGCCGTGTGTTTTCAAGTCGATCACCGTCCGTTCCGATCCCTCGCACTACATCCATCAGTCCGAATGATCTCTTCGTCATCAATATTCAGATGGGTTGAAAAAATCGCCAGCCACTCCTGTTTATGCCGATGCTTGACGAAAATGATCCGCACTCGCAACCCGGCGGCGATTTTGACAATGGCTCGACCGCGATGTTTATGAACAACGTTATACAACTCTTCTAGCCGAAGCGAGCGGCCGCGGTATTGATATCGCATGGATGGCAGATCTTTCAGCATACAGATGACGTGGAGTGGGCGAGGCAGGTTCTTGAGCGAGGCAATGAGCACAGGAAAACAAAACCAGCTCTCCATCAAAACATAATCAGCGTTGATACCGAATTGAAGCGCACGTGCGATCATCTCAACCACGTTTTCAGTGGCTTTTTTCAAGGCTTCCGTGCGTCTTTTATAGCCATGGGTATTCTTGTGAATCCTGTCATTGATGCCGTTGAGCTGGTTTTCCGGAAGGGATTGTTCAATAACGCATAGATTGTGTCCTTGCACAGGCCTTTATAGCCGGCAGCAATAAGATCGTGATAAAAGGATTGATGAGCAAACGGCAATTGGATAATTTCGAGAAATCTATCAAAGGGCGATGCACCATGATGTTTGGCAATATTGCTTTTTACTGTAAACACAATATAACAAATCAGAGGGGTCGATTGCAATATCAAAATATCAGACAATGCAAAAAAACCTAATAAAATCGCGGTCAAAATGCCAAAACAGAAAGTTGAGACTTTAAAAAGCCGGATAAAATATTTGCGAGAAATCTGATGAAAACCATGGGAAAATTTGTTAAATTCTACGTGGGATGTGTTCTGGGAATTATGGCGCTGGCCTGTGAATTTCAGCCGCCAGGATCGGTGCCGGGCAATGTTATCATCAAAGAGACCATGACGGTTGAATATGACTTCATTTCCGGATTTGACGCCGGCTCAGATAACCGGGCTTTTCCGGAAATTCGCGACAATGTTAAACAAGCCTATATATAAACAGGCACGACTTTCCTGCCGTATCGAGATGACGCTCATAGATTGCCACCCTATCCCAATGATCCTAATAACTGGTTTCCTCATGATGACCCTGTTGCGTTAAGAGATTATGCTGAAACACATCGACATTCTATCAACGGCCAATCGATGAATTATCATTTCTTATCGGTTAATTATGCTCGAATCAATCGGCAGGCTTCATGGTTACAAATTTCAGGAGTAGCGGTTGATGGCCCTGATAACCAAACACCAACGCCGACAAGCGAACGGTTTTCAATAATATTTTGGGGTGATATTCTTACCTGGGGTGATCTTACTCCGGGCGGTAGTGGCGGTGATCAATCAATCCGCGAGGTAGTGGTTTTAGTATCCGCTCATGAACTTGCTCATCAAAGAATTCAACTGACACGTTTTAGCGTTTCTCCGCAATTTCATAATCAAGGTCAAATGCATTGTGCAATGAGAAGGCTCACCACAGAAGTGCCAGCGTTTTATCGGCTTCGACCAGAGTTTTGCTATGACAACGACACGAATACCAGTAACAGTTGTCGGGATTGGCTTAAACAAGCAAATCC
Above is a genomic segment from candidate division KSB1 bacterium containing:
- a CDS encoding CBS domain-containing protein; its protein translation is MNTVGNIVKNREVFTVQRDQSVLEAVRFMVEKGVGALAVLNEERLVGIFSERDLMKRVVAKGLDPRTVKVEQVMTSNLVTAHPNESYEACLAKMQSHGIRHLVIASGDRLAGVISLRDLMMIDIEEKSAAIEMMNAYLHYVPPSAE
- the acs gene encoding acetate--CoA ligase — protein: MPEDITSVLKEDRVFNPSPDFCKRAHINSLEEYEAMYKRSIDDPEGFWAEQAEKVHWFKKWDKVLEWNEPFAKWFVGAKTNISYNCLDRHLSSWRKNKAAIIWEGEPGDSRVLTYQDLHREVCKFANVLKSLNIKAGDRVIIYMPQIPEAAIAMLACARIGATHSVVFGGFSAEALKDRVNDCQASLIITADGGYRRGNVVELKKSVDEAAKHTPSIQNIVVVQRSGQKVPMEPGRDHWYHELMMMASPVCEAEQLDAEHPLYILYTSGTTGKPKGILHTTGGYLVGVNLTSRLVFDLKDEDTYWCTADIGWVTGHSYIVYGPLSNGATSVMYEGAPNFPEPDRLWAIVEKYRVNIFYTAPTAIRAFVKWGEQWPRKHDLSSLRLLGTVGEPINPEAWMWYFKIIGRGRCPIVDTWWQTETGAIMITPLPGAIPTKPGSGTRPFFGVLPEIVSKDGKPLPDNTGGFLIIKKPWPSMLRTIYGDPERYKKQYWSEVPGAYFTGDGARRDEDGYFWIMGRIDDVVNVAGHRLGTMEVESALVSHPAVAEAAVVARPDELKGQALAAFVTLQSGKQPSEELRKELREHVAKEIGAIAKPDDIRFTEALPKTRSGKIMRRLLRDIAAGKESVGDTTTLEDYSVLARLREENE